A genomic region of Egibacteraceae bacterium contains the following coding sequences:
- a CDS encoding NAD(P)-binding domain-containing protein: protein MGLSLGQLAVERGHAVVGWDPSGDARAAAVGKGLEAVEELGDVAGRLPTPRVVLMWVPHGKPVDANLDTLRDVLGADDVVADCGNSHWEDSRRRHDDLAGQGIRFLDIGTSGGISDALG, encoded by the coding sequence ATGGGCCTCAGCCTCGGACAGCTCGCCGTCGAACGGGGCCATGCGGTGGTCGGCTGGGATCCCAGCGGGGACGCCCGCGCGGCAGCAGTCGGGAAGGGCTTGGAGGCCGTTGAGGAGCTCGGCGACGTCGCGGGCCGGTTGCCGACGCCCCGTGTGGTGCTGATGTGGGTGCCCCACGGAAAGCCGGTCGATGCCAACCTCGACACGCTGCGGGACGTTCTCGGCGCCGACGACGTCGTGGCCGACTGCGGCAACTCGCACTGGGAGGACTCGCGTCGCCGCCACGACGACCTGGCGGGGCAGGGCATCCGCTTCCTCGACATCGGCACGAGCGGGGGCATCAGCGACGCGCTGGGCTGA
- a CDS encoding trehalase-like domain-containing protein, with protein sequence MTGGDAPPVAIADYALLSDCHAPALVAGDGAVDWWCPPRADGPSVFGRLLDPAAGHWRLCAVEPTAISRRYLHDTLVLETTVTTDTGQVRMLDCLALEPGARGHDIGYRAPQLLVRSVAGIRGRVAMRCEFAPRVEYGLTVPHLHPAPTSVVAEGGSVRLRLHTPVELAVEDAAAVGEFTVEEGQRRTFAVGYAPLHSTQERSGPDHPDPDQALMETIEGWRSWVAAHTPYEGRHAQAVRRSALVLQALTYQPSGAVLAAATTSLPAELGGGDNWDYRYAWLRDLSLTTQALWIGACPDEVGRFLRFIADAAGQPGAGERVQIMYGLDGRRWV encoded by the coding sequence GTGACCGGCGGTGACGCCCCGCCCGTGGCGATCGCCGACTACGCCCTGCTGTCCGACTGCCACGCGCCCGCTCTCGTGGCCGGCGACGGCGCGGTGGACTGGTGGTGTCCGCCGCGCGCCGACGGGCCATCGGTCTTCGGCCGCCTGCTGGATCCCGCAGCCGGCCACTGGCGTCTGTGCGCGGTCGAGCCGACAGCGATCTCGCGGCGCTACCTGCACGACACCCTCGTGCTGGAGACCACCGTCACCACCGACACCGGACAGGTCCGCATGCTCGACTGCCTGGCCCTGGAGCCCGGGGCACGCGGACACGACATCGGCTACCGGGCCCCCCAGCTGCTGGTCCGCAGCGTGGCGGGCATCCGGGGCCGCGTGGCGATGCGCTGCGAGTTCGCTCCCCGCGTCGAATACGGGCTGACCGTCCCGCACCTGCACCCGGCGCCGACGTCGGTCGTCGCTGAGGGTGGATCAGTGCGACTGCGTCTGCACACCCCGGTGGAGCTGGCCGTGGAGGACGCCGCTGCGGTGGGGGAGTTCACGGTGGAGGAAGGGCAGCGACGGACGTTCGCGGTCGGCTACGCGCCGTTGCACAGCACGCAGGAGCGCAGCGGTCCGGACCATCCGGATCCCGACCAGGCACTCATGGAGACGATCGAGGGCTGGCGGTCCTGGGTTGCGGCGCACACCCCCTACGAGGGCCGGCATGCGCAGGCGGTGCGGCGCAGCGCGCTGGTGCTGCAGGCGCTGACCTACCAGCCGAGCGGCGCGGTCTTGGCGGCGGCCACCACGTCGTTGCCCGCCGAGCTCGGTGGAGGCGACAACTGGGACTACCGCTACGCGTGGTTGCGCGACCTCAGCCTCACCACCCAGGCCCTGTGGATCGGTGCGTGCCCCGACGAGGTCGGCCGGTTCCTGCGCTTCATCGCCGATGCGGCCGGCCAGCCCGGTGCAGGTGAGCGCGTGCAGATCATGTACGGGCTGGACGGGCGGCGGTGGGT
- a CDS encoding glycoside hydrolase family 15 protein — translation VSVTEEPVREARRWVPEHELGHLRGYADSRPVRIGNAAWDQSQLDVMGEVLDLALRYRDQLHPLRERTRGLLRWMADEAAATWRSADAGMWEARDRGRHYTTSKVMCWVALDRAVQLADLLQARTEVDRWQQVAAEIRETVLEQAWNDDLAAFAAFAAFAGALGSDRLDASVLLMPLVGFIDAGDERMLATIQAIQRTLVRDGLVYRWDGDANGFVLCTAWLAECLALAGRDQEAAEVLDRLVERASDLGLYAEQIEPHTGRHVGNFPQAFSHVGVINAAWRLSQTASAGS, via the coding sequence GCGTGAGCGTGACCGAGGAACCCGTGCGTGAGGCGCGGCGGTGGGTGCCCGAGCACGAGCTCGGCCACCTCCGCGGCTATGCCGACAGCCGCCCTGTACGCATCGGCAACGCGGCCTGGGACCAGTCCCAGCTCGACGTCATGGGCGAGGTGCTCGACCTGGCGTTACGTTACCGCGACCAGCTCCACCCGCTCCGGGAACGCACCCGTGGCCTGCTGAGGTGGATGGCCGATGAAGCGGCGGCCACCTGGCGATCAGCGGACGCGGGCATGTGGGAGGCCCGGGACCGTGGTCGCCACTACACCACCTCCAAGGTGATGTGCTGGGTCGCCCTCGACCGTGCCGTGCAGCTCGCCGACCTCCTGCAGGCCCGGACCGAGGTCGACCGCTGGCAGCAGGTCGCCGCGGAGATCCGTGAGACGGTGCTGGAGCAGGCGTGGAACGACGACCTCGCCGCGTTCGCCGCGTTCGCCGCGTTCGCCGGGGCGTTGGGCTCCGACCGCCTCGACGCCTCGGTGCTACTCATGCCGCTGGTCGGGTTCATCGACGCCGGCGACGAGCGCATGCTCGCCACGATCCAGGCGATCCAGCGCACCCTGGTGCGCGATGGGCTGGTCTACCGCTGGGACGGCGACGCCAACGGGTTCGTGCTGTGCACCGCATGGCTCGCCGAGTGCCTGGCCCTAGCCGGGCGCGACCAGGAGGCGGCCGAGGTGCTGGACCGGCTCGTCGAGCGGGCCAGCGACCTGGGGCTGTACGCCGAGCAGATCGAGCCCCACACCGGCCGGCACGTGGGCAACTTCCCGCAGGCGTTCTCCCACGTCGGCGTCATCAACGCCGCCTGGCGGCTCAGCCAGACCGCATCTGCGGGGTCGTGA
- a CDS encoding RnfABCDGE type electron transport complex subunit D, translating into MTIGVCALVDTVVTFRRQHVLMWPASAMLTGNSVALLLRATGTEHGDWWSLNGIHFFVLAALLSLAAKYLIRPGGRHLFNPSNVGLVWVLLVVGPAGVFPQYLWWGPLGVPVAITVAVIVLGGIWILRRLKMLPMALAFLVPFGLIVGVLAATGQSFWAIWHPVPVSGAFYWFNIVLSPETLIFVLFMMSDPQTAPKTLVGRLVYGTTTAVVAAGLLAFQPTEFGVKLSILSSLTLTCAFVPFIESAVRRVTSRRPAKVEQQDSVRTPTDHAPLRQRARSALTAPVAAAVIIAVAAPLNTAQLADNDELILIERGMSNDPNPQ; encoded by the coding sequence GTGACCATCGGCGTGTGCGCGCTGGTCGACACCGTGGTCACCTTCAGGCGTCAGCACGTGCTGATGTGGCCGGCCAGCGCCATGCTGACCGGCAACAGCGTCGCGCTGCTGCTGCGGGCGACCGGCACTGAGCACGGTGACTGGTGGAGCCTCAACGGCATCCACTTCTTCGTGCTGGCGGCGCTGCTCTCCCTCGCAGCCAAATACCTTATCCGCCCCGGCGGGCGCCACCTGTTCAACCCGTCCAACGTCGGCCTCGTGTGGGTGCTGTTGGTGGTCGGACCGGCCGGTGTCTTTCCCCAGTATCTGTGGTGGGGCCCGCTGGGCGTGCCCGTCGCGATAACCGTCGCCGTCATCGTGCTGGGCGGGATATGGATCCTGCGGCGGCTGAAGATGCTGCCGATGGCCCTGGCGTTCCTGGTGCCCTTCGGTCTCATCGTCGGCGTGCTCGCGGCGACGGGTCAGAGCTTCTGGGCCATCTGGCATCCCGTGCCGGTCAGCGGTGCGTTCTACTGGTTCAACATCGTCCTGTCGCCGGAGACGCTGATCTTCGTGCTCTTCATGATGTCAGACCCGCAGACCGCGCCGAAGACGCTCGTCGGGCGACTCGTGTACGGCACCACCACCGCTGTCGTGGCCGCCGGCCTCCTCGCCTTCCAGCCCACCGAGTTCGGTGTCAAGCTGTCGATCCTGTCGAGCCTCACCCTCACCTGTGCATTCGTGCCGTTCATCGAGTCTGCTGTCCGGCGTGTCACCAGCCGCCGCCCCGCGAAGGTCGAGCAGCAGGACTCGGTCCGCACGCCTACCGATCACGCGCCGCTTCGTCAGCGTGCGAGGTCGGCGCTCACGGCGCCGGTCGCGGCTGCGGTCATCATCGCGGTCGCCGCGCCGCTCAACACCGCCCAGCTCGCCGACAACGACGAGTTGATCCTCATCGAGCGTGGCATGTCCAACGACCCCAACCCGCAGTAG
- a CDS encoding DM13 domain-containing protein encodes MADSGTPARTRQVAAGIGLLALAVSALYGGDVFGVRTQLLGSDVPPPRPAAASRAAEGSAATSAEATRVRSSPWWQEVARLDGDGPDTATVALDEGALQWRAAWTCEGGSLVVSPDSDREPLVEATCPAEGAGFSTSTGPVGLEVEADGPWTLVIEQQVDVPLVEPPLDAMTAADTVAVATGSFYDMDQTGRGEMVVYRLADGGHALRLEEFFVTQNVDLEIHFSPLDAPRTTDEFLGARSEKVADLEITAGSMNFTVPDGVDPGEYRSVVIWCPPLQSAYAAATLAEPR; translated from the coding sequence ATGGCGGATAGTGGCACGCCGGCGCGCACGCGACAGGTGGCCGCCGGCATCGGGTTGCTCGCACTCGCTGTCAGTGCCCTGTACGGCGGCGACGTCTTTGGTGTGCGCACGCAGCTGCTGGGCTCTGACGTCCCGCCGCCGCGACCGGCGGCCGCCAGCCGTGCGGCGGAGGGTTCCGCAGCGACCTCCGCCGAGGCCACTCGGGTCCGATCAAGCCCGTGGTGGCAGGAGGTGGCACGGCTGGATGGCGACGGGCCGGACACCGCAACCGTCGCCCTCGATGAGGGTGCGCTGCAGTGGCGCGCTGCCTGGACGTGCGAAGGGGGCAGCCTCGTGGTGTCGCCCGACAGTGACCGCGAGCCGCTCGTGGAGGCAACGTGTCCGGCCGAAGGCGCCGGGTTCTCGACCTCGACCGGCCCGGTGGGGCTTGAGGTCGAGGCGGACGGTCCGTGGACCCTGGTGATCGAGCAGCAGGTCGACGTCCCCCTCGTGGAGCCGCCGCTCGACGCCATGACGGCAGCCGACACGGTGGCGGTGGCGACCGGTTCCTTCTACGACATGGACCAGACTGGTCGAGGCGAGATGGTCGTCTACCGTCTGGCGGACGGCGGGCACGCCCTGCGGCTCGAGGAGTTCTTCGTCACCCAGAACGTCGATCTGGAGATCCACTTCAGTCCGCTGGACGCGCCACGGACCACCGACGAGTTCCTCGGCGCCCGGTCGGAGAAGGTCGCGGATCTGGAGATCACGGCGGGTTCCATGAACTTCACCGTCCCCGACGGTGTGGATCCCGGCGAGTACCGATCAGTGGTCATCTGGTGCCCGCCCCTGCAGTCTGCGTATGCGGCCGCGACGCTCGCGGAGCCACGATGA